In Coregonus clupeaformis isolate EN_2021a chromosome 7, ASM2061545v1, whole genome shotgun sequence, one genomic interval encodes:
- the LOC121569921 gene encoding cytochrome P450 2F3 — MEIFSKVMLGGLVLVLLWLFMLRRKRQVHLPPGPRALPLIGNLPQMDKQAPFKSLVKWSGVYGPVMTVYLGRQRAVVLVGYEAVKEALVDQAEDFTGRAPIPFLVRATRGYGLVISNGERWRQLRRFTLTTLRDFGMGRKRMEEWIQEESQQLIDSLDGTKAMPFDPHPFLSRTVSNVICSLVFGQRFDYEDDNFLRLLNILTNILRFGSTPWGQLYNIFPWLMECLPGRQHVMFSQVDELRGFVMKKIHEHQETMDPGIPRDFIDCFLTRLNQEKDVSSSEFHYENLVSTVLNLFLAGTETTSTTIRYALMLLIKYPNIQDHMQQEIDTVIGRHRVPRVEDRKSLPFTDAVIHEVHRFLDIIPFSLPHYATKNISFRGYTIPQGTVILPLLHSVLRDQDHWATPTTFNPDHFLDQSGNFQKNPAFLAFSAGKRACVGESLARMEIFLFLVSLLQRFSFSCPGGPDSIDLSPEFSSFGNMPRRFQLISTPR, encoded by the coding sequence ATGGAGATATTTAGTAAAGTGATGTTGGGAGGCCTGGTGTTGGTTCTACTGTGGTTGTTCATGCTGAGGAGGAAGAGACAAGTCCATCTACCCCCTGGACCCCGCGCCCTGCCGCTGATAGGcaacctgcctcagatggacAAACAGGCCCCCTTCAAGAGCCTTGTCAAGTGGAGTGGTGTGTATGGGCCAGTGATGACAGTGTATCTGGGGCGCCAGCGGGCCGTGGTGCTGGTGGGGTATGAGGCGGTCAAGGAGGCTCTGGTGGACCAGGCTGAGGACTTCACAGGACGAGCTCCCATCCCCTTCCTGGTCCGAGCTACCAGGGGATATGGCCTGGTCATCAGTAACGGGGAGCGTTGGCGCCAGCTACGTCGTTTCACCCTGACCACGCTAAGAGACTTTGGGATGGGCCGTAAGAGGATGGAGGAGTGGATACAGGAGGAGAGCCAACAGCTCATAGACAGTCTGGACGGCACTAAAGCCATGCCCTTTGACCCCCATCCCTTCCTGAGTCGCACCGTGTCCAACGTCATCTGCTCTCTGGTGTTCGGCCAGCGCTTCGACTACGAGGACGACAACTTCTTGCGCTTGCTCAACATCCTCACAAACATACTGCGCTTTGGAAGCACCCCCTGGGGACAGCTCTACAACATCTTCCCCTGGCTGATGGAATGCCTGCCTGGTCGGCAGCATGTCATGTTCAGCCAGGTGGATGAGCTGAGAGGCTTTGTGATGAAGAAGATCCACGAGCACCAGGAGACCATGGACCCAGGCATCCCTAGAGACTTCATAGACTGTTTCCTCACCAGACTCAACCAGGAGAAGGATGTGTCCTCCTCTGAGTTCCATTATGAGAACCTGGTGTCCACAGTGTTAAACCTCTTCCTGGCAGGAACAGAGACCACTAGCACCACTATCAGATACGCCCTCATGCTTCTCATCAAATACCCTAACATTCAGGACCACATGCAGCAGGAGATCGACACAGTGATTGGTCGACACCGCGTCCCTCGGGTGGAGGACAGGAAGTCCCTCCCCTTCACAGACGCTGTCATCCACGAGGTGCATCGATTCCTGGACATCATCCCGTTCAGCCTCCCGCACTACGCTACCAAGAATATCTCATTCAGAGGGTACACTATCCCTCAGGGCACCGTGATCCTTCCCCTGCTGCACTCTGTTCTGCGAGACCAGGACCACTGGGCCACGCCCACAACCTTCAACCCCGATCACTTCCTAGATCAGAGCGGAAACTTCCAGAAGAACCCCGCTTTCTTGGCCTTCTCTGCAGGTAAGCGTGCCTGTGTGGGGGAATCTCTGGCTCGTATGGAGATATTTCTGTTCCTGGTGTCTCTGCTGCAGCGTTTCTCCTTCTCCTGCCCTGGAGGACCTGACAGCATTGACCTCAGCCCAGAGTTCAGCAGCTTCGGTAACATGCCGCGCCGCTTCCAGCTCATCTCTACTCCCCGCTGA